From one Mycolicibacterium sp. HK-90 genomic stretch:
- a CDS encoding MGMT family protein → MPAVTEEQVEAVRALVAAIPSGRVSTYGDIADAADLSSPRIVGWIMRTDSSDLPWHRVIPASGRPAPHLATRQLERLRAEGVLAVDGRVRLSEYRHTF, encoded by the coding sequence ATGCCTGCCGTCACCGAGGAGCAGGTGGAAGCGGTGCGGGCGTTGGTCGCCGCGATCCCGTCGGGCCGGGTCAGCACCTACGGCGACATCGCCGATGCCGCAGACCTTTCCAGCCCGCGGATCGTCGGCTGGATCATGCGGACCGATTCCTCGGACCTGCCCTGGCACCGGGTGATCCCGGCGTCCGGGCGCCCGGCCCCGCACCTGGCCACCCGGCAACTGGAACGCCTGCGTGCCGAGGGGGTGCTGGCCGTCGACGGGCGGGTGCGCCTGTCCGAGTACCGGCACACCTTCTAG
- a CDS encoding DUF3152 domain-containing protein, producing MTYDPGRRGGGRVPALRNEWREPLRAQRDPIAADSGRARSNRDDHQHWRKQTWIGRFVSTYGWRAYALPVLIVLTVVVIYQTITGTSAPHSAQDEEGPVQGPPTIDAAGTAIIGAPPKGLTQFDASLPTGILPAGGAYTEAGNRTWRIVPGTTPKVGEGTTKSFTYTVEVEDGVDTTAFGGDEGFAHMVSETLANPKSWTHNGLFAFTRVDESSGVDPDFRVSLTSPMTVRDGCGYDIQLEASCYNPSFDGHQPRVFVNEARWVRGAVPFQGDIGSYRQYLINHEVGHAIGYQRHEACEANGQLAPIMMQQTFSTSNDDAAKFDPETVKADGLTCRFNPWPYPIA from the coding sequence GTGACCTACGACCCGGGACGTCGCGGGGGTGGCCGTGTCCCGGCGCTGCGCAACGAGTGGCGGGAACCGCTGCGCGCCCAGCGAGATCCGATAGCCGCCGATTCGGGGCGCGCCCGATCCAACCGGGATGACCACCAGCACTGGCGCAAGCAGACGTGGATCGGCCGCTTCGTGTCGACCTACGGCTGGCGCGCGTATGCGTTACCCGTGCTCATCGTGTTGACCGTGGTGGTGATCTACCAGACCATCACGGGCACCAGCGCCCCGCATTCCGCCCAGGACGAGGAAGGCCCCGTCCAAGGCCCGCCCACCATCGATGCGGCCGGCACCGCGATCATCGGTGCGCCGCCCAAGGGGCTGACCCAATTCGACGCCAGCCTGCCGACCGGCATCCTTCCCGCAGGTGGCGCGTACACCGAAGCAGGCAACCGGACGTGGCGGATCGTGCCCGGCACCACCCCGAAGGTCGGCGAGGGCACGACGAAGTCGTTCACCTACACCGTCGAGGTCGAGGACGGCGTCGACACCACCGCGTTCGGCGGTGACGAGGGATTCGCCCACATGGTCAGCGAGACCCTCGCCAACCCCAAGAGCTGGACGCACAACGGTCTGTTCGCCTTCACCCGGGTGGATGAGAGCAGCGGCGTGGACCCCGATTTCCGGGTGTCGCTGACCTCCCCGATGACCGTGCGCGACGGCTGCGGGTACGACATCCAGTTGGAAGCGTCCTGCTACAACCCGTCCTTCGACGGGCATCAGCCCCGCGTCTTCGTCAACGAGGCTCGCTGGGTCCGCGGCGCCGTGCCGTTCCAGGGGGACATCGGTTCTTACCGGCAGTACCTGATCAACCATGAGGTTGGTCACGCCATCGGTTATCAGCGGCACGAGGCCTGCGAGGCCAACGGGCAGCTGGCGCCGATCATGATGCAGCAGACCTTCTCCACCTCGAACGACGACGCGGCCAAGTTCGACCCCGAGACGGTCAAGGCCGACGGTCTGACCTGCCGATTCAATCCCTGGCCCTACCCGATCGCCTGA
- a CDS encoding alpha/beta hydrolase — MSVAKLNVHRYGPTQPPRLLLIHGLTGHGQRWKTLAEQHLPEVAVLAPDLLGHGRSSWSAPWTLDANVDALAALLDRPTLVAGHSFGGAVALNLAAAHPDLVSGLVLLDPAVELDGDWMREIADSMMASPDYPDRAEARAEKANGSWGEVSPAELDRDLDEHLVELPDGRYGWRISIPAMMSYWSELARPVALPRKGTPTVLVRATRTSPPYARDGLISALSGHLGSDFSLLDWDCDHMVAQAKPAETAKLILEQLG; from the coding sequence ATGTCAGTCGCGAAGTTGAATGTTCACCGCTACGGACCCACCCAGCCGCCCCGGCTGCTGCTCATCCACGGGTTGACCGGGCACGGTCAACGCTGGAAGACGCTGGCCGAGCAGCACCTGCCCGAGGTGGCGGTGCTCGCACCAGATCTGCTCGGTCACGGTCGCTCGTCGTGGTCGGCGCCGTGGACGCTCGACGCCAATGTCGATGCCCTGGCGGCTCTGCTGGATCGTCCGACCCTGGTGGCCGGGCATTCGTTCGGAGGTGCGGTGGCCCTCAATCTCGCTGCGGCGCATCCGGACCTGGTCAGCGGCCTGGTGCTCTTGGATCCCGCGGTGGAGCTCGACGGGGACTGGATGCGCGAGATCGCCGACAGCATGATGGCCTCACCCGACTATCCCGACCGCGCCGAGGCCCGTGCCGAGAAGGCCAACGGTTCGTGGGGTGAGGTGTCCCCGGCGGAATTGGACCGCGACCTCGACGAGCACCTCGTCGAACTGCCCGACGGACGCTACGGCTGGCGGATCAGCATCCCCGCGATGATGTCGTACTGGAGCGAGCTCGCCCGCCCGGTTGCGCTGCCACGCAAGGGCACTCCCACGGTTCTGGTCCGTGCCACCCGCACCAGCCCACCGTATGCGCGTGACGGTCTCATCAGTGCGCTGAGTGGACATCTCGGCTCGGACTTCAGCCTGCTGGATTGGGATTGCGATCACATGGTGGCCCAGGCCAAACCCGCCGAGACCGCGAAGCTGATCCTCGAGCAACTGGGCTGA
- a CDS encoding ATP-dependent helicase: MTQAAPAGVRYSPAELSAALGLFPPTEEQAAVIAAPPGPLVVIAGAGAGKTETMAARVVWLVANGYATPSQVLGLTFTRKAAGQLLRRVRTRLARLAGAGLAPVPGSGDESAESATVSTYHAFAGTLLREHGLLLPVEPDTRLLSETELWQLAFEVVCAHPGELAIEKTPAAVTAMVLRLAGALAEHLVDTDQLRDTHVELERLVHTLPAGPYQRDRGPSQWLLKMLATQTERTELVPLIDALHRRMRADKVMDFGMQMSAAARLAASFPQVGEQLRQRYRVVLLDEYQDTGHAQRVALSSLFGGGVDDGLALTAVGDPIQSIYGWRGASATNLPRFTTDFPRADGTPAPTLELRTSWRNPPSALHLANAVSAEARRRSVSVHELRPRPGAEPGTIRCALLNDVDTERAWVADHLARIYHGAVAQRADPPTAAVLVRRNADAAPMAEALSARGVPVEVVGVAGLLAVPEVADLVAMLRLVAEPAAGSAVMRVLTGPRWRFGARDIAALWRRARELDDRPVGEPSAAEIVAQAAPDADSACLADAICDPGAAELYSPPGYQRIEALARELTMLRAHLSHPLPELVAEVRRVTGLDAEARAARPVGAGWTGTENLDTFCDLVADFAGRSGGSVLALLAYLDVASEVENGLAPAELTVSHDRVQVLTVHAAKGLEWQVVAVPHLSGRVFPSTATARTWLTDSSDLPPLLRGDRATESELGVPVLDTSDINDRKILSDKICDHKRSLDQRRIDEERRLLYVAITRSEDTLLISGHHWGATESKPRGPSEFLCEIKAIVEDADAQGRPCGEIEQWDPDPPAGEVNPLRDKAVEAIWPAEPARQSDVGRGAALVAQALAGCGDGEGSAPAAADDREGWAADVDALLAERDRGSEVAPVELPGQLSVSTLVELSRDRQAALQRLRRRLPQRPDPHALLGTAFHEWVQRFFHSERLFDLDDLPGAVDGDSGRAGAAELSELQDAFVMSPWAARTPIEVEVPFDMVIGKTRTTIVRGRIDAVFTHDDGTTTVVDWKTGEPPATPEALAQASVQLAVYRLAWAALRGCAPESVRAAFHYVRSGQTISPDRLPGEDEIVALLTDPSATAADVPGGDLG; this comes from the coding sequence ATGACGCAAGCAGCCCCGGCCGGCGTGCGCTACAGTCCGGCCGAATTGTCCGCCGCGCTGGGCCTTTTCCCGCCGACCGAGGAGCAGGCCGCGGTGATCGCGGCACCCCCGGGGCCGCTGGTCGTGATCGCCGGGGCGGGCGCCGGGAAGACCGAGACGATGGCGGCCCGGGTGGTCTGGTTGGTGGCCAACGGCTACGCCACGCCATCGCAGGTGCTGGGCCTGACGTTCACCCGCAAGGCCGCGGGCCAGCTGTTGCGCCGGGTGCGTACCCGGTTGGCCCGGCTGGCCGGCGCCGGTCTGGCGCCGGTGCCGGGGTCCGGCGACGAATCGGCCGAGTCGGCGACGGTCAGCACCTATCACGCGTTCGCCGGCACCTTGCTGCGCGAGCACGGCCTGCTGCTCCCGGTCGAGCCCGACACCCGGCTGCTCAGCGAAACAGAGCTGTGGCAGTTGGCTTTTGAGGTGGTGTGCGCGCATCCAGGGGAGCTGGCCATCGAGAAGACCCCGGCCGCCGTCACGGCCATGGTGCTGCGGCTGGCCGGTGCGCTGGCCGAGCATCTGGTCGACACCGACCAGCTGCGCGACACGCACGTCGAGCTGGAGCGGCTGGTGCACACCCTGCCGGCCGGGCCCTATCAACGCGACCGCGGGCCCAGCCAGTGGCTGCTGAAGATGCTGGCCACCCAGACCGAACGCACCGAGCTGGTGCCGTTGATCGACGCGCTGCACCGGCGCATGCGGGCCGACAAAGTGATGGATTTCGGCATGCAGATGTCGGCGGCGGCCCGGCTGGCGGCGAGTTTCCCGCAGGTCGGCGAACAGTTGCGGCAGCGTTACCGGGTGGTGCTGCTCGACGAGTACCAGGACACCGGCCACGCGCAGCGGGTGGCGTTGTCGTCGTTGTTCGGCGGTGGCGTCGACGACGGGTTGGCGCTGACCGCGGTGGGGGATCCGATCCAGTCGATCTACGGCTGGCGCGGCGCGTCGGCGACCAACCTGCCCCGGTTCACCACGGATTTCCCCCGCGCCGACGGCACTCCGGCGCCCACCCTGGAGTTGCGGACCAGCTGGCGTAATCCGCCGAGTGCCCTTCACCTGGCCAACGCGGTGTCGGCAGAGGCGCGGCGCCGTTCGGTGTCCGTGCACGAGCTGCGGCCCCGGCCCGGTGCCGAGCCGGGCACGATCCGGTGCGCCTTGCTCAACGATGTCGACACCGAACGTGCCTGGGTGGCAGACCATCTGGCCCGGATCTACCACGGTGCGGTGGCGCAGCGGGCCGACCCGCCCACGGCCGCGGTGCTGGTGCGGCGCAACGCCGATGCCGCGCCGATGGCCGAGGCGCTGAGCGCGCGCGGGGTACCGGTCGAGGTGGTCGGGGTGGCTGGGTTGCTGGCCGTGCCCGAAGTGGCCGACCTGGTCGCGATGCTCCGGTTGGTGGCCGAACCCGCCGCGGGATCCGCGGTGATGCGCGTGCTGACCGGGCCTCGCTGGCGGTTCGGTGCCCGCGACATCGCCGCGTTGTGGCGCCGGGCCCGCGAACTCGACGACCGGCCGGTGGGGGAGCCCAGCGCCGCGGAGATCGTCGCGCAGGCAGCCCCGGATGCCGATTCGGCCTGCCTGGCCGACGCGATCTGCGATCCCGGTGCCGCTGAACTCTATTCGCCGCCGGGTTATCAACGGATCGAGGCGCTCGCCCGGGAACTCACCATGTTGCGGGCCCACCTCAGCCATCCGCTGCCCGAGCTCGTGGCCGAAGTGCGGCGGGTGACCGGGCTCGATGCCGAGGCGCGCGCGGCCCGGCCCGTGGGGGCGGGCTGGACCGGGACCGAGAACCTCGACACGTTCTGTGACCTGGTGGCAGACTTCGCCGGGAGGTCGGGTGGATCGGTGCTCGCGCTGCTGGCCTATCTGGATGTCGCGAGCGAAGTGGAGAACGGCCTGGCGCCGGCCGAACTGACGGTGTCGCACGACCGCGTTCAGGTGCTCACCGTGCATGCGGCCAAGGGACTGGAATGGCAGGTGGTGGCGGTCCCGCATCTGAGTGGCCGGGTGTTCCCGTCGACCGCCACGGCACGCACCTGGCTCACCGATTCGTCAGATCTGCCGCCACTGTTGCGCGGGGACCGGGCCACCGAATCGGAGCTGGGGGTACCGGTGCTGGACACCTCCGACATCAACGACCGGAAGATCCTGTCGGACAAGATCTGCGATCACAAGCGCAGCCTCGACCAGCGTCGCATCGACGAGGAACGGCGGTTGCTCTACGTCGCGATCACCCGTTCCGAAGACACCTTGCTGATCTCCGGGCATCACTGGGGAGCGACGGAGAGCAAACCGCGCGGCCCGTCGGAATTCCTCTGCGAGATCAAGGCGATCGTGGAGGATGCAGACGCGCAGGGCCGGCCGTGTGGCGAGATCGAGCAGTGGGACCCGGATCCGCCGGCCGGTGAGGTGAACCCGTTGCGGGACAAGGCTGTCGAAGCGATCTGGCCCGCCGAGCCGGCCCGCCAGTCCGACGTCGGGCGCGGCGCGGCACTGGTGGCGCAGGCACTGGCCGGCTGCGGTGACGGGGAGGGCAGCGCGCCCGCAGCTGCCGACGATCGCGAGGGCTGGGCGGCCGATGTCGATGCGCTTCTGGCCGAGCGCGATCGTGGATCAGAGGTGGCTCCGGTCGAACTGCCCGGTCAGCTGTCGGTGAGCACATTGGTGGAGCTGAGTCGTGACCGGCAGGCCGCGCTGCAACGCCTGCGGCGGCGGCTGCCGCAACGCCCGGACCCGCATGCGTTGCTGGGCACCGCTTTCCACGAGTGGGTGCAGCGGTTCTTCCATTCCGAGCGGTTGTTCGACCTCGACGATCTGCCCGGCGCGGTGGACGGCGACAGCGGGCGTGCCGGTGCGGCCGAACTGTCCGAATTGCAGGACGCGTTCGTCATGTCGCCGTGGGCGGCGCGCACGCCGATCGAAGTGGAGGTCCCGTTCGACATGGTGATCGGGAAGACCCGAACCACCATCGTGCGTGGCCGCATCGACGCGGTGTTCACCCACGATGACGGGACCACCACCGTGGTGGACTGGAAAACCGGCGAGCCGCCGGCGACCCCGGAAGCCTTGGCCCAGGCGTCGGTTCAGCTCGCTGTGTACCGCCTGGCCTGGGCCGCGCTGCGCGGCTGCGCGCCGGAATCGGTGCGTGCGGCATTCCACTACGTCCGCTCAGGGCAGACCATCAGTCCCGATCGGCTGCCGGGGGAGGACGAGATCGTCGCCCTGCTCACCGACCCGTCGGCCACCGCGGCGGATGTCCCGGGCGGCGACCTCGGCTGA
- a CDS encoding ATP-dependent DNA helicase, with protein sequence MTTQHVEPDLAGTELLAPGRGGVVRVLGGPGTGKSSLLINTAVEHIAAGTDPESVLLLTGSARLRGEARAAITARMLGAGTHGVVREPLVRTVHSYAFALLRLAAQRNGDPPPRLITTAEQDGIIRELLAGDLEDGPNSPVGWPEQLWPALSTAGFATELRDLMARCTERGVDPRALQRLGRSAGRPEWLAAGRFAQAYEQIMLLRSAVGMAAPQATVPALGAAELVGAALEALGTDADLLAAERARISLLLVDDAQHLDPQAALLVRVLAARAGLTVIAGDPDQAVFGYRGADPVLLRDHGDTDAPAITLTRSHRCSPAVAAAISGIARRLPGVGAARVLDGNPEHGEGEVSVRLAATPHAENTYVADALRRAHLMDGVPWSEMAVVVRSVPRVGAALARALSAAGVPVQATGADLGLAQRPAVAALLTVLETTASGYLDGDSAIALLTGPIGRVDPVTLRQLRRALRRADGSTPPRDFTELLVAAIDSEPAGLSAEHLKPLRRLRSVLAAARRSERDGADPRYTLWQAWNACRLQPRWLAASERGGTIGAQADRDLDAVTALFDVADQYVARTAGASLRGLVDHVAALGTSISAADTDPRAEAVSVLSAHGALGREWDFVVIAGVQEGLWPNTIPRGGILGTQNLVDVLDGVAAPTDRVVSTRAPLLAEERRLLMAAMGRARTRLLVTAVDSDGGDESLLPSPFCTELAEMAGESEPLPPLAAPRVLVPSAVVGRLRAVVCAPEGAVDDESRSCAAAQLARLAAAGVPGADPAQWHGMTALSTEEALWSETDGVVPEVVLSPSTLQMLTDCPLRWLLERHGGSDGRDVRSTVGSLLHALVSDSGKTENQLINDLEKVWEDLPFEAKWYSDNELSRHRAMLETFTRWRTDTRDQLTEVATEIDVDGVIVEPGAESPGVRVRGRLDRLERDRADRLVVVDLKTGKSPVTKDDAQKHAQLATYQLAVAAGLLPHGDEPGGGRLVYLGKAGAAGATEREQDPMTSDTRADWLGTVSAAAAATAGPQFTARVNDGCSNCPVRSSCPAQAVGDRS encoded by the coding sequence ATGACCACACAACACGTCGAACCCGACCTGGCGGGCACCGAGCTGCTGGCACCGGGGCGTGGCGGTGTGGTGCGGGTGCTGGGCGGGCCCGGCACCGGGAAGAGCTCACTGCTGATCAACACTGCGGTCGAGCACATCGCGGCGGGCACCGATCCCGAATCGGTGTTGTTGTTGACGGGTTCGGCCCGGCTGCGTGGCGAGGCCAGGGCCGCCATCACCGCCAGGATGCTCGGGGCCGGCACGCACGGTGTCGTGCGGGAACCGCTGGTGCGCACCGTGCACTCCTATGCGTTCGCTCTGCTTCGGCTGGCGGCCCAGCGCAACGGTGACCCGCCGCCGCGGCTGATCACCACCGCCGAACAGGACGGCATCATCCGAGAACTGCTGGCCGGCGATCTGGAGGATGGCCCAAATTCACCCGTGGGCTGGCCCGAGCAGCTGTGGCCGGCGTTGAGCACCGCGGGCTTCGCCACCGAGCTGCGCGATCTGATGGCCCGCTGCACCGAGCGCGGGGTGGATCCGCGTGCGCTGCAACGGTTGGGGCGGTCCGCGGGTCGCCCGGAATGGTTGGCGGCCGGGCGGTTTGCCCAGGCCTACGAGCAGATCATGCTGCTGCGCTCGGCCGTGGGCATGGCCGCACCGCAGGCCACGGTCCCGGCGCTGGGGGCGGCCGAACTCGTCGGGGCGGCCCTGGAGGCACTCGGCACCGACGCCGATCTGCTGGCCGCGGAGCGGGCCCGGATCAGCCTGTTGCTGGTCGACGACGCCCAGCACCTCGATCCGCAGGCTGCCCTGTTGGTCCGGGTGCTCGCCGCCCGTGCCGGGTTGACCGTCATCGCAGGCGATCCCGACCAGGCGGTGTTCGGTTACCGCGGCGCCGATCCCGTGTTGTTGCGCGACCACGGTGACACCGACGCCCCCGCGATCACCCTGACCCGGTCGCACCGCTGCTCTCCCGCGGTCGCCGCGGCGATCTCGGGCATCGCTCGCCGGCTGCCCGGAGTCGGGGCCGCCCGCGTGTTGGACGGCAACCCGGAACACGGGGAGGGCGAGGTGAGCGTCCGGTTGGCCGCCACGCCGCACGCCGAGAACACCTATGTCGCCGATGCTCTGCGCCGCGCGCACCTGATGGACGGGGTGCCCTGGTCAGAGATGGCCGTCGTCGTGCGGTCTGTCCCACGGGTGGGTGCGGCGCTGGCCCGTGCGCTGAGCGCGGCCGGCGTACCGGTGCAGGCGACCGGCGCCGATCTGGGGCTCGCGCAACGACCTGCGGTCGCGGCCCTGCTGACGGTGTTGGAGACGACAGCATCCGGGTACCTGGACGGGGACAGCGCGATCGCTTTGCTCACCGGTCCGATCGGACGGGTCGATCCGGTGACCCTGCGCCAGTTGCGCCGGGCGCTGCGCCGCGCCGACGGCTCCACGCCGCCCCGGGATTTCACCGAGCTGCTCGTCGCCGCCATCGACTCGGAGCCGGCCGGCTTGTCCGCCGAGCATCTCAAGCCGCTGCGCCGGTTGCGGTCGGTACTGGCCGCCGCGCGCCGCAGTGAGCGTGACGGCGCCGATCCGCGCTACACGTTGTGGCAGGCCTGGAATGCCTGCCGGTTGCAGCCGCGCTGGCTGGCCGCCAGCGAGCGGGGCGGCACGATCGGGGCACAGGCAGACCGTGACCTGGACGCGGTGACCGCGCTGTTCGATGTGGCCGATCAGTATGTGGCCCGCACGGCCGGGGCGTCGCTGCGGGGCCTGGTAGACCACGTCGCGGCGCTGGGCACCTCGATCTCGGCGGCGGATACCGACCCGCGGGCCGAGGCGGTGTCGGTGCTCAGCGCACACGGCGCACTCGGCCGCGAATGGGATTTCGTGGTTATCGCCGGCGTGCAGGAGGGATTGTGGCCCAACACGATTCCGCGCGGTGGCATCCTGGGAACACAGAATCTCGTCGACGTCCTCGACGGGGTGGCCGCGCCGACCGACCGCGTGGTGTCGACCCGGGCGCCACTGCTGGCCGAGGAGCGACGCCTGTTGATGGCGGCCATGGGCCGGGCCCGCACCCGGCTGCTGGTCACCGCCGTCGACAGCGACGGAGGGGACGAATCGCTGCTGCCGTCGCCGTTCTGCACCGAATTGGCCGAGATGGCAGGCGAATCCGAGCCGTTGCCGCCCCTGGCCGCGCCGCGGGTGCTGGTGCCTTCGGCCGTGGTCGGCCGGCTGCGGGCCGTCGTGTGCGCACCGGAAGGCGCGGTGGACGACGAGTCCCGATCCTGTGCGGCAGCACAATTGGCCAGGCTGGCCGCTGCCGGCGTGCCGGGGGCCGATCCGGCGCAATGGCACGGCATGACCGCGCTGTCCACCGAGGAGGCGCTGTGGTCGGAAACAGACGGCGTGGTGCCTGAGGTTGTCTTGTCGCCGTCGACGCTGCAGATGCTCACCGACTGCCCGTTGCGGTGGCTGCTGGAGCGGCACGGCGGCAGCGACGGCCGGGATGTGCGTTCGACGGTGGGGTCGTTGCTGCACGCGCTGGTCTCCGATTCCGGCAAGACCGAGAACCAATTGATCAACGATCTGGAAAAGGTCTGGGAGGACTTGCCTTTCGAGGCCAAGTGGTATTCGGACAACGAGCTGTCGCGGCACCGCGCGATGTTGGAGACCTTCACCCGGTGGCGGACCGACACCCGTGACCAACTGACCGAGGTCGCGACCGAGATCGATGTCGACGGCGTGATCGTCGAACCGGGGGCCGAGAGCCCGGGGGTTCGGGTGCGGGGCCGGTTGGATCGTCTCGAGCGGGACCGGGCGGATCGGCTCGTGGTGGTCGACCTCAAGACCGGCAAGAGTCCGGTCACCAAGGACGATGCGCAGAAGCACGCCCAGCTGGCCACCTACCAGCTCGCGGTGGCGGCGGGCTTGTTGCCGCACGGGGATGAGCCGGGCGGCGGCAGGTTGGTATACCTGGGCAAGGCGGGCGCGGCCGGCGCCACCGAACGCGAACAGGATCCGATGACTTCCGATACCCGTGCCGACTGGTTGGGCACCGTCAGCGCCGCGGCGGCCGCCACGGCCGGGCCGCAGTTCACCGCCCGGGTCAACGACGGCTGCTCGAACTGCCCGGTGCGGTCATCGTGCCCCGCCCAGGCCGTCGGAGACCGGTCATGA
- a CDS encoding TIGR02569 family protein, whose translation MSVERPPEHVLAAFGLSGVRPVPLGSSWEGGWRCGEVVMSLVPDHARAAWSAKVRESLFVDGVRLARPVRSTDGRYVVAGWRADTFVAGTPEPRHDEVVSAAVRLHEATTKLERPRFLTQPPVAPWADVDVFIAADRAAWEDRPLHSLPPGARVSPGSADGQRSVELINQLASLRRPTKSASQLVHGDLYGTVLFAGTAAPGITDITPYWRPAPWAAGVVVVDALSWGDADDGLVERWDSLPEWPQMLLRALIFRLAVHALHPRSTAAAFPGLARTASLVRLIL comes from the coding sequence GTGAGTGTGGAACGGCCGCCGGAACATGTGCTGGCGGCGTTCGGCCTGTCCGGGGTGCGCCCGGTCCCGCTCGGCTCGAGCTGGGAGGGTGGCTGGCGCTGCGGCGAAGTGGTGATGTCATTGGTTCCCGACCACGCCCGTGCGGCGTGGTCGGCGAAAGTGCGTGAATCGCTGTTCGTCGACGGGGTTCGTCTGGCCCGCCCGGTGCGCTCGACGGACGGCCGGTACGTGGTGGCCGGATGGCGGGCCGATACGTTCGTGGCGGGCACACCGGAGCCGCGTCATGACGAAGTGGTGTCGGCGGCAGTGCGTTTGCACGAGGCCACCACGAAGCTGGAGCGACCACGCTTCCTCACCCAACCCCCGGTGGCGCCGTGGGCCGATGTCGATGTGTTCATCGCCGCCGACCGGGCGGCCTGGGAGGACCGGCCGCTGCATTCCCTGCCGCCCGGCGCCAGGGTCTCGCCCGGATCGGCCGACGGCCAACGCTCCGTGGAGCTGATCAACCAACTCGCGAGCCTGCGCAGGCCGACCAAGAGCGCCAGCCAGTTGGTCCATGGTGACCTTTACGGCACAGTGCTTTTCGCCGGGACGGCCGCGCCCGGAATCACCGACATCACACCGTACTGGCGCCCGGCGCCGTGGGCCGCAGGCGTGGTGGTCGTCGATGCGCTGTCGTGGGGTGATGCCGACGACGGCCTGGTCGAACGGTGGGATTCGCTCCCGGAGTGGCCGCAGATGTTGTTGCGGGCGTTGATTTTCCGGCTGGCCGTGCATGCCCTGCACCCCCGGTCCACCGCGGCGGCGTTCCCCGGCCTGGCCCGCACGGCCTCACTGGTCCGGCTGATCCTCTGA
- the moeZ gene encoding adenylyltransferase/sulfurtransferase MoeZ, whose amino-acid sequence MDVSLPPLVEPAAELTREEVTRYSRHLIIPDVGVIGQKRLKNAKVLVIGAGGLGSPTLLYLAAAGVGTIGIVEFDVVDESNLQRQIIHGQSDIGRSKAQSAKESVLEINPLVTVNLHEFRLEPDNAVELFSQYDLILDGTDNFATRYLVNDAAVLAGKPYVWGSIYRFEGQVSVFWEDAPDGLGLNYRDLYPEPPPPGMVPSCAEGGVLGILCASIASVMGTEAIKLITGIGEPLLGRLMVYDALEMSYRTIRIRKDPSTPKITELIDYEAFCGVVSDAAAEAAQGSTVTPLELKELIDSGKPLALIDVREPVEWDINHIEGAELIPKPTFESGDALAKLPVDRTPVLYCKTGIRSAEVLAIVKKAGFSDAMHLQGGIVAWAKQLEPDMVMY is encoded by the coding sequence TTGGACGTGTCGTTACCGCCGTTGGTTGAGCCGGCCGCCGAGCTGACCCGCGAAGAGGTGACGCGCTACAGCCGCCACCTGATCATCCCGGACGTCGGAGTGATCGGGCAGAAGCGGCTGAAGAATGCCAAGGTGCTGGTGATCGGGGCCGGCGGCCTCGGTTCGCCGACGTTGCTGTACCTGGCCGCGGCCGGGGTGGGGACCATCGGCATCGTCGAGTTCGACGTGGTCGACGAGTCCAACCTGCAGCGCCAGATCATCCATGGGCAATCCGACATCGGCCGGTCGAAGGCGCAGAGCGCCAAGGAGTCGGTCCTGGAGATCAACCCGCTGGTGACGGTGAACCTGCACGAGTTCCGGCTGGAACCCGACAACGCGGTGGAGCTGTTCAGCCAGTACGACCTGATCCTGGACGGCACCGACAACTTCGCCACCCGCTACCTGGTCAACGACGCAGCCGTGCTGGCCGGCAAGCCCTACGTCTGGGGTTCGATCTACCGGTTCGAGGGTCAGGTGTCGGTGTTCTGGGAGGACGCCCCCGACGGTCTTGGCCTGAACTACCGCGATCTGTATCCCGAGCCGCCACCACCGGGCATGGTCCCGTCGTGCGCCGAAGGTGGCGTGCTCGGCATCCTGTGCGCCTCGATCGCATCGGTGATGGGTACCGAGGCGATCAAGCTCATCACCGGCATCGGCGAGCCGCTGCTGGGCCGCCTGATGGTCTACGACGCGCTGGAGATGTCGTACCGCACCATCCGGATCCGCAAGGATCCGTCGACGCCGAAGATCACCGAGCTCATCGACTACGAGGCGTTCTGCGGTGTCGTTTCGGATGCCGCTGCAGAGGCTGCTCAGGGTTCGACGGTCACCCCGCTGGAGCTGAAGGAACTGATCGACTCCGGTAAGCCGTTGGCGCTGATCGACGTCCGCGAACCCGTCGAGTGGGACATCAATCACATCGAGGGCGCCGAGCTCATTCCGAAGCCGACGTTCGAATCCGGTGACGCACTGGCCAAACTGCCGGTGGACCGGACACCGGTGCTGTACTGCAAGACCGGGATCCGGTCGGCCGAGGTGCTCGCCATCGTCAAGAAGGCCGGTTTTTCCGACGCGATGCACCTGCAGGGCGGAATTGTGGCGTGGGCCAAGCAACTCGAACCCGACATGGTGATGTACTGA